The window GCTCTCGAAGAATGCATTTTCACGATAATTAACGCCCTGTTGTAAGGTTGTTATAGTGGTGTTTGATGCGGTCTATCCTGGTTTGCTCCTGAGCATGCAGCTGTGATTAACATCAAATATTGCAATGTGCAAGCAGAAATGAAGTCGGTGGTCTGACTAAGGGCTTTATGGCCTGTGTAATTTAAGGGGAACCATAAGGCTTATCCGGTGGGGTAAACGAAAAATATCACGAAGAAACTTGCCTAATGGGCCCTTCGGCTATTGCAGTAAAAAAAGAACGAAGAAAAAACTTTCCATATGGCTGGACAGACCAGGAAACCATGGTTCACGTTCAAGTCTTAAGGTGGCAGGTTCGCGGCAGATGGCAATGGGAAACAGATGGTGGTAGTTGCGTGACATATTGATACGTAACTGCACAGAATATAACACTAAATGAGGGGGGATGCTTTGTGTGATGATGGGCAGTGGTCGAATGCGGTTCGCTTTGAAAAACAGTTTATGCCGGAAGGGATACAGTCTGGCAAAAAGGCTGTTTTGTGAGTGGGCTGATCTGTAAGTTGTGTGGAAGGGGTTGGATGAGAACTGGGTTACGGTACAGGTTGTGGTTTGAAGTGCATACGCGTACCAGACAGTGACAGGACTGAAGGCAGGCGGCGGGGAAGCTGTGGGAGTACGGGAGATTGAGACAAAAAGGAGTATATACCCGGATGACTGATCTGGCTTGCTGCAATGTGAGGTTGTGCAAACAGGGACAACCCTGGGGTGCTCTGGCAGTTCAGGCTTCGAAGTTGCAGGTCAGGCAAAGAAAGATAAGTTTAGCACGACAGGGTCACGGGGGGAAACGGAAATGGCCCCTTTCCTGCTTGCTGAGGATAGGGGCCATTCTTGGGAAGTATCCCAAAGCTTGGGAAAAAAAGACTACTGGGCCAAGCTTTGGTTGTGGTTAAGCAGTGTATTTAACCAGTACGCAAAGAACTCCTACGGAAACCATTACAACTGGTGTTTTGAAGATGAGGGAATAGTTCTTAAGCATCGCTTTACCAGGATTTGTTCGGTCGTATAGGACAGATACTTGGTCCCCGATTTCGGCGTGAACATTCTGCTCTCCGGTATCGAGCCTGGCGCTGTGCTGCCTGCCATTGTGGTCAGAGAAGACAACTTTTGGATTGTTCACTACCTGCACGCGTCCTGCGTAATCACCAAAGCCCACGAGCGCATTCTCGGATTGTTCAAAATCAACAACTTCTGCGAAGGTTGATGTAGAACGTTGTGTCAGATGAATTTTGAGCATTAATACAATTAAGCCTACGCTCAATAAAACTTCTGGTAAATGAATAATTGCTCTTTCCATGTCGGCCTCCCCTTGATTGCATTAAACCCCCGGATGAAACAGGTTCAACCGGGGGGGGAATAGATGTTAATCCATCTTTAAAATGACCGTCGCTTGGCTATTAGCCCACAAGTGGGTCGGTGATACCGAGCATATAGATGGCGACCATGCCGATGGCGCCTGCTACAAATACGTAGTAGAGGGTCGGGATGATGGTCATACGCAGGGTTTTACCTTCCTGGCCAAGAAGACCAACAGTCGCAGAAGCGGCAACTACGTTGTGGATTGCGATCATGTTACCCGCAGCAGCACCAACAGCTTGAAGTGCAACCATCAGGCCGCCGGAGATGGTCAGTGCCTCAGCTACTTCAAACTGGAACTGGCTGAGCATCATGTTGGAAACGGTATTGGAGCCAGCGATAAAGGCACCAAGTGCACCAACACTGGAAGCGAACATCGGGTAGATGGAACCGAATGCATCAGCTACGAAGGAAGCCATGGCAACTGGCATGGATGCGAGTTCTGCACCGTTTACGCCAGAGTTGATCAGGATACGTACCATCGGGATGGTGAACATCAGAACAAAACCTGCAGAAACCAAGGTCTTACCAGCGTCAGCAGCAGCGCTTACCAACTGGGCAGGCTTCATTCTATGCAGGAACATGGTAAGGAAACATACGAAGAGCATGATTCCACCTGGTAGGTAAAGTGGCTGAATTGCAGCACTTACACCAGCCTCACCAAGAATATTCTTCATGCCGAAGGAAAGGCTTTTGGTAAAGCCTTTCAGTTCTGGGGATACACGGGTGAGAACCAGGATTGCAGCAACGAGCAGGTATGGGGCCCATGCCATTGGCAGGGAGATTTTTTTCTCATCAGCTGAAGGTGCTTTCGGAGTGATGGTGCCGAACCAGCCTTTTGGCCATTCGCTCTGTTCTGGGAAATCCCAGGTGGTCTTAGGCATGAGGAAACCGGCCTTGGCAGCAGGTACCACGATAGCCATACCAACCAGAGCACCGATCAGGGATGGGAATTCAGGTCCAAGGAATATACCGGTAAGTGCGTATGGAATGGTGAAAGCAAGACCTGCAAAAATTGCAAATGGAGTAATGGAAAGTCCTTCAGACCAGCTCTTGTTTTTACCGAAGAAGCGGCAAAGCATAACTACCATGAACAGCGGCATCAGGGTGCCGATGATGGCATGGATGATGGCTACTTCAGAGGTAATGAGCATGTAAAATGCATCCCAGCTGGAACCGGCAGCGGTAAGATCTGCGCTGATTCCGGTAAAGTCGAGACCATTTTTGACACCGATTACAATCGGGGTACCAACAGCACCGAAAGAAACCGGGGTGGACTGGATCATCATACCGATCATGACCGCGCCCAGTGCAGGGAAGCCGATGGCAACCAGCAGAGGTGCAGCGATAGCAGCAGGAGTACCAAAACCAGACGCGCCCTCAATGAAACAACCGAACAGCCATGCAATGATGATAGCCTGGATACGACGGTCAGGGCTGATGTCGGTAAAGCCTGCGCGAATTGAGGTGATTGCTCCGGAATTCTGGAGGGTGTTCAGCAGCATGATAGCGCCGAAAATAATCCAGAGAACCGATACCGTAATGATTGCGCCCTGGATGGTAGAGGCGAGGACACGGTTCATTCCCATATCCCAGACAAAGAGTCCGATAGCTGCAGCAACGAGAAAACAAATAGGCATTGCGCGTCTTGCCGGCCAGTTAAGACCTACAAGGAGTATGGCGGCAACGAAAATAGGCATCGCAGCCAGAAGGGCCAAAATGGATGTTGACATAACTTCCTCATTCTAAGAAAAATGATTGTTCCGCAAAATTAGTGGTGTTTCTTCCACTGATTTCGATACAGACAGCCTGACTATCCTGAAAGGTCTGCACAAACATCGTCAAAATCAATTACTCATTTGTGGCGCTAGGTAATCAATAGCATTCCCAGGCGGGGGACCATGGTAAAGCTTTTGATCAACAGGAACCACTGACCGTTTGAGTTGCTGGTTTCCGATATTGTTCCTTCAGGCAGGCTGAGCTGCGCTTTCAGTTCCTCCGAAAAACGACTTCGTGGCAACTTATCGCTCTGGCAAACGATGCATTGCAAAACTGATCGTGCAGTACACGTCTGGTGATTTGTAGACCTGGTTTCAGGAAGGTTGTCGAAGAGTCTGGTTTCTCATCTGGAACCACGGTTTCCTGGTCTGACCACAAATACCTAACGGGTGGGTAGTAATGCATAATCAACATTCGGAGCAACATTATTCTATCAGTATAAAGCTTGTCAAGTAGAAATAAATAGGCTGAAAGCTAGATAAATCAAGGATAAGAGTATATTTTGTCAGGACTCTGTGGCTAACAGCTTGTAGTAAAGTCAAAAAATATCAAAAGGTATTAAATGAAGACCAGCGGTAAAAAAAAATACCACGTCGTGGTTGGGCGAGTAAGGTTGGTTGGGTCGAAGGCATGGTGTTAACCGTTTGCCTTTGATCATAAGATCCCGATAAGGCATTAAAAGATCTGACGTTGGCGTCGTTTGGCAATTGAAGAACTGAATCAGCTCAATAGATTGGTTCATTGCGTGGTCCGTTGCCGGAATACAGTGATGCATTATAAACCACTATAAAAACAAGTATATATGGCGTTTAATCGTTTTGGTTGCAGTTGGAAGCTGGTCGCGTCTGAAAGTTAGAATTTTCGGAAGGGCGAGATGGTTGGCAGAATCTATTGGATTGTAATAAAAATCAGGAGGTAAATGCGGGTTATTGCCGTGTTGGTACATTCTGGATAAAAGGCAGTGGCGGTAATGGCAGAATGGGGTCTGTTGACTGTTTGATTCCGGTCTTTCGGGAAGTGAGCGAGGGAAGATTTGAAGTCTTTTGTCACGGGAAGCTGCCAGGTAATGTGTATAATCAATGGATTAGCACAATCCTGGCAGTTTCTCTTTTTTTGTGAACTCTGGTTTCCGGGGAGGGGCAAGTCCTCATGCTTCCTTAACAACCCCTAGGTCAACGTCCTGCGTACAGCATCCTTCCAGCCTTTGTATTTTCTGGCCCTGATTTCATCATCCAGAGCTGGGGCAAAACGGCACTGGCGTTTCCATCTCTCAGCGAACTCTTCAGGGGGAGGGAATATGCCTTCGTAAAGGCCGGCAAGGTAGGCTGCGCCAACCGCTGTTGTCTCAAGAATTGCAGGTCTGTCTACTGGTGCATCAAGAATGTCAGCCAGAAACTGCATGGTCCAGTTTGAGGCAACCATGCCGCCATCAACACGCATTATAGTGTCTCCTAAATCTGCACAGTCGCCGGCCATTGCTTCAAGCAGGTCGCGGGTCTGGTAGCAGACAGACTCAAGAGCAGCGCGAGAGAGCTCTGCAGGGCCGGTAGCGCGGGTGATACCGAAAATAGCACCCCGGGCTTCAGGATCCCAATGCGGGGCTCCAAGGCCGGTAAACGCAGGGACCAGATAGACATCCTGATTGATATCAGCCTTGCGGGCG of the Desulfosediminicola ganghwensis genome contains:
- a CDS encoding DUF3592 domain-containing protein, with translation MERAIIHLPEVLLSVGLIVLMLKIHLTQRSTSTFAEVVDFEQSENALVGFGDYAGRVQVVNNPKVVFSDHNGRQHSARLDTGEQNVHAEIGDQVSVLYDRTNPGKAMLKNYSLIFKTPVVMVSVGVLCVLVKYTA
- a CDS encoding L-lactate permease; translated protein: MSTSILALLAAMPIFVAAILLVGLNWPARRAMPICFLVAAAIGLFVWDMGMNRVLASTIQGAIITVSVLWIIFGAIMLLNTLQNSGAITSIRAGFTDISPDRRIQAIIIAWLFGCFIEGASGFGTPAAIAAPLLVAIGFPALGAVMIGMMIQSTPVSFGAVGTPIVIGVKNGLDFTGISADLTAAGSSWDAFYMLITSEVAIIHAIIGTLMPLFMVVMLCRFFGKNKSWSEGLSITPFAIFAGLAFTIPYALTGIFLGPEFPSLIGALVGMAIVVPAAKAGFLMPKTTWDFPEQSEWPKGWFGTITPKAPSADEKKISLPMAWAPYLLVAAILVLTRVSPELKGFTKSLSFGMKNILGEAGVSAAIQPLYLPGGIMLFVCFLTMFLHRMKPAQLVSAAADAGKTLVSAGFVLMFTIPMVRILINSGVNGAELASMPVAMASFVADAFGSIYPMFASSVGALGAFIAGSNTVSNMMLSQFQFEVAEALTISGGLMVALQAVGAAAGNMIAIHNVVAASATVGLLGQEGKTLRMTIIPTLYYVFVAGAIGMVAIYMLGITDPLVG